A single region of the Cataglyphis hispanica isolate Lineage 1 unplaced genomic scaffold, ULB_Chis1_1.0 scaffold83_size5283, whole genome shotgun sequence genome encodes:
- the LOC126858700 gene encoding LOW QUALITY PROTEIN: intraflagellar transport protein 81 homolog (The sequence of the model RefSeq protein was modified relative to this genomic sequence to represent the inferred CDS: inserted 2 bases in 2 codons; deleted 3 bases in 2 codons) — MRQGLVRGEVEIIHPILTWFLTHIDVIRKRAYLSRFLIKIEIPPEYLGDSEISLLYEQYLSLVDKFKTIHKEREIGKKNVEAAVELAADLQTMEKEKEVTNCAIGKIKSKAELALHLLDACRLLRMEXDKERDLILEKEQEKETIFNLQNSLQRVERELQVLKRDSTGLTPQILIQHLIEEVTVQSAIVKEKLPSELNAKKNWIKALLIVKEYSYLGPDKIITLRNNLDVILKNIQDLMESKVRTESKNNIDKIEPFRQQAAAVGNMKRNALERLEKIESSLEELQLRLKEKQDSKSLLQMSIPKAEEXKKYINRLKNKSTVYKTAKTEIAGLQAESGVLHRTATILDTQITNSYPTDIISKVVIPENYILENALTTNGQLSHSISTLRTNLAPVIRGNNK; from the exons ATGAG GCAAGGTTTAGTTCGAGGTGAGGTCGAAATTATTCATCCTATATTGACATGGTTCTTAACGCATATTGATGTAATTCGGAAAAGAGCGTATCTATCACGGTTTCTCATCAAG atagaaATTCCACCAGAGTATCTAGGAGATTCggaaatatctcttttatatgaaCAATATTTATCCTTggtcgataaatttaaaacaattcataaagaaagagaaattggaaaaaag AATGTTGAAGCTGCCGTCGAACTTGCAGCGGATTTACAAacaatggaaaaagaaaaagaagtaactaat TGCGCTATCGGTAAAATCAAATCAAAGGCTGAACTTGCGCTGCATTTATTAGATGCCTGCAGATTATTACGAATGG AAGACAAAGAACGCGATTTAATATTGGAGAAAGAGCAAGAAAAAGAgactattttcaatttacaa aaTTCTCTTCAAAGAGTTGAACGCGAGTTACAAGTTTTGAAGCGTGATAGTACTGGACTCACAccgcaaatattaattcaacatTTGATAGAAGAAGTAACGGTGCAATCTGcgattgtaaaagaaaaacttccATCTGAATTAAACGCAAAGAAAAATTGGATAAAAGCTTTATTAATAGTCaaagaatattcttatttaggTCCAGATAAGATCATAACCTTGAGAAACAATTTGGACGTAATATTAAAGAACATACAAGATTTAATGGAATCCAAAGTACGTACAGAATCGAAGAAC aatattgataaaatagagCCGTTCAGACAACAAGCTGCTGCTGTTGGAAATATGAAACGAAATGCTCTTGAACGtttagagaaaattgaaagttCTTTA GAGGAATTACAATtacgattaaaagaaaaacaagattCGAAAAGCTTGTTGCAAATGTCAATACCTAAAGCGgagg ttaaaaaatatatcaatcgtttaaaaaataagagtacAGTATATAAAACG GCAAAAACAGAGATAGCTGGTTTACAAGCAGAAAGTGGTGTACTTCATCGAACAGCAACTATTTTAGACACGCAG ATTACTAATTCTTATCCAACTGATATTATATCTAAAGTAGTGATtccagaaaattatatattagagaacGCATTAACAACAAATGGCCAATTATCTCACTCAATATCGACTTTGCGTACCAATCTTGCTCCAGTCATAAGAGGTAATAACAAATAA